The genomic region GGTGGCAATGATGCCATTCAGCCTTTGTACGATGAGAAAGAATATTCAAACGGTCTAGTGTCCGTTCATATTCTTCCATCAGTGAAAGTAAACCTGATAAAGGAGTTAATATCCATGAATGTTTTAAATGAACCGACAGAGTACGTCGAAGAGAAACTAACGGATTTAAAAAACGAAGCACATGCAGATAATAACCAAGTGATAAATAAAGGTGACGGCAATATCGAATTGCAAGTTAATACTCATGATCGTCAACTTGAACAGTATGGTCGAAAGTATCATCAAGACTTTGATTTCGACTAAAGGCTAACACGTTCTAATTTAATTATACCTCTTATATCGTGAGTGAAAATTCGAGTAAATAAAATTAGAACACTAATTAATTTATAAAAAGATGAAATCTGTGAGCTTAGAGATTGTTTATAACCTAACTCGAAGTTAGAGTGATGAATCTTGTTATCAAGTTGTTAAATTTTCACAGATCTAGTTTAAACACTCTAATAAAAAAGTGGCGCAAAGCTACTGAAATTTAAACCAATAACGAAAACATAAAGGATTCTGGAATATGAATATGCAAACCAATGCAGCGACATTCGTGCTGGAAAACCAAGTCGACACCGCCTTTTTACAGTCTTTTAGTGATGCGTGGAATAACCATGATATTGAAGCGCTGATGTCTTTCATGACAGAAGACTGTGTATTCCACACAGTGGCAGGAGAAGGCTTGCTTGGAAACACTATCGAAGGGTACGAAGCGGTTCGAAATAGCTTTGAATTGGTTTGGCAGAACTTTCCAGATGCGGCCTGGAGCGATCCTGTCCACTTTGTGTGTGGTGACCGTGCTGTGAGTGAATCTACGTTTTCTGCGACGAATCCGGATGGCAGTGTCATCGAAGCTCGCATGGTCGACGTGTTTACCCTGAAAGATGGAAAAATCAGCGTAAAAAATGCCTTCCGTAAAACACGACCTCTTTTAACTCCTAACAACACTCCCAAGAGCTAGACACGAAACCACAACCCGTTCACGTGTTATGACTAGGAGAGTCGAATTATGAGTTTAGTAATGGAACAACCGGCAGCCGATGTGCCGCCAAAGGTGAAAAGCACCCAAGCAAAAGAAAGTACCCAAGCAAAAGATAAATACGATCCAAAATACGATCCACTTAAAGACAAGAGCCCAGGTCACGGTAAGGAATATGCCCCGACTTATTGGGTAGATACCGCAGGCGCACCACCTGAAGATGATGGCCCAATCACGTCAGACATGGATGTCGATGTGGCAATAATCGGTTCAGGCTACACAGGCCTAAGTACCGCGATACACCTTGCTGAAATGTACGGCATTAAAGCGACTGTGATTGAAGCTAACCGTATGAGTTGGGGCTGCAGTACCCGAAATGGTGGTCAGGCGCAGTGTGCTTCTGGGCGTTTAAAGCGTTCCCAGTGGGTTGAACGCTGGGGCCTAGAAACGGCGCTAAAAATGCACCGCGAGTGTGTGGATGGCATGGAAACGTTCAAGTCACTAATCAAAGACATCGATTGTGACCCACAACCGGGTGGTCACCTATATGTGGCTCACCGTCCAAAAGTGATGGCAACGCTTGAGAAAGAAGCCAAGTTGCTGCGTGACACGTTCGATTACGATGCGCAGATCTTAGATGCGGAAACTGTAAAGCGTGATTACGTTGGTGACCAAGAAGCGGCAGGCGCGATGCATGAACCAGAAGGGATTGGTATTCATGCAGGGAAACTGGCGTTTGGTTACCTAAGAAAGGCGCGAGCACTCGGCGTTAAAGTTCACCCATCTAGCCCAGTTATGGGTTGGGAAACTCGTGGCGGTGTGCATTACCTGAAAACGCCAGGTGGTGTTGTGAAGGCGCGTTCTGTTGGTGTTTGTACTGGTGGGTATACCAGCCAAGGTTTGCATTCCGAGCTTAAGAACCGCTTGTTACCAGTGCTTTCTAACTCGATGGTGACACGTCCGTTAACTCAAGACGAAATCGCCGAGTGTAACTTCAAAACCAATCAAGTGATTACTGATACTCGAATTCTGCGCCACTACTACCGTTTGTTACCGGATAACCGAGTACAAATTGGTACACGCAGTGCCATCAGTGGCAAGAACGCCCCCGAAAAGAAATATGAAGACATGTTGAGAGCCGATCTTACTCGAAAGTTCCCGTCTCTCGATC from Vibrio gigantis harbors:
- a CDS encoding NAD(P)/FAD-dependent oxidoreductase; amino-acid sequence: MSLVMEQPAADVPPKVKSTQAKESTQAKDKYDPKYDPLKDKSPGHGKEYAPTYWVDTAGAPPEDDGPITSDMDVDVAIIGSGYTGLSTAIHLAEMYGIKATVIEANRMSWGCSTRNGGQAQCASGRLKRSQWVERWGLETALKMHRECVDGMETFKSLIKDIDCDPQPGGHLYVAHRPKVMATLEKEAKLLRDTFDYDAQILDAETVKRDYVGDQEAAGAMHEPEGIGIHAGKLAFGYLRKARALGVKVHPSSPVMGWETRGGVHYLKTPGGVVKARSVGVCTGGYTSQGLHSELKNRLLPVLSNSMVTRPLTQDEIAECNFKTNQVITDTRILRHYYRLLPDNRVQIGTRSAISGKNAPEKKYEDMLRADLTRKFPSLDQIKIDYSWWGWVDVSHDMMPRIYQPNPKQSIFYALGYGGNGVMYSAQAGKRLAQWIAGEGHKLDLPIFESKLPFPNVREVVESEMFAPFRRMGQRFLYQWYSLKDERL
- a CDS encoding nuclear transport factor 2 family protein, whose amino-acid sequence is MNMQTNAATFVLENQVDTAFLQSFSDAWNNHDIEALMSFMTEDCVFHTVAGEGLLGNTIEGYEAVRNSFELVWQNFPDAAWSDPVHFVCGDRAVSESTFSATNPDGSVIEARMVDVFTLKDGKISVKNAFRKTRPLLTPNNTPKS